The genomic segment TTATTTTGCATTAAAAAAAACCCTTAATATTGTATAAGACTTTCACTCCTTAAACTGAAAATCCTGATTTTGTCCTTGCTATTGGGTATTGTATTGGTATGTACTGTATCTTTTGCTTTGGCTTGGAAGATGTCTGTCCATTTTGTTTGAATAACCTACTGTTGACTTGGACCTGTTTTGGTTGAATAGATTGATTGGAATTTATTCTAGTCAATTTTACATTGATTTAATTAGAATGCTGCCAAActacttatttttttcttattctagTCAATATACATTGAGCTAATTTGAATGCTACCAAACTGCTTATTGTTTTCCTGATTAACTctttattaattgtttttaggGCTAATGCACAACAGCCTAAGCTTTTTGTCGGTATGAttcttatcctcatttttgcGGAAGCACTTGCTCTCTACGGACTCATTGTGGGGATCATCCTTTCATCCCGAGCTGGTCAATCTCGTGCAGAATAAACAATGCCAAACTTTAAAGCTgttgtttttttaatgttattttatatggtttaaagttggaaatgTATAATCAGAAATTGACTGAGAATACGCCGAGGTTTTCCCCCATTTTAGTTCTGTTCCGTGTGATGAACTCTCTGTCTGTGTTGGGTCTCTGATCAAGATTATGGAACTGTACTCTTTTCCAAAGAGCATCATGCTCTGTGGCGCTGGACTGGATTACCTGAATGTATTATGAGGCTGATTGCACTTTCTCAGATAGATAtaattgttgaatttttaaaaattctggATTGatgttcttgctttgtttaCTTGCTCCTTGATCCTGATTCCTTGGAACAACTGCTCCATGAACAAGTCTTCTTGCCAGTTGATGGTACCGGTTCCAAAATCAAAATGCTCACCTTTGgaattttaattattcttttattaacaagataaaagaaagtatATATCACTACTTGAATTTTAAGGAATCAATCACCataacttttcttttatttatcttgCCTGAATCTAGGCTTCTAAATTGTTAGGAATTGAAACTGCCTTTACCCATCTTTTAGTGCTTAGATTGGTTTTTTGGCTTCCTTTTGGACGATAAGGTGAACAAAGGCCTCAACTTCCATCTTTGACTTACGTATATGACGGATTGTCTGGTACCTACGCGCCTCGCAGGACCAAACCGGTCAGATCTTTTACAGGGTCCATCCTTTGATCCTTCTGACGAGAGCATTGCATAAAAGATCATTAGACCAAACGACAAGGAGTCAAAATAGAGAGATGGCAACGAGGGGTGCAACAGGAAACTCTCTTGAGGCACCGAAGATCGCGTGGAACGAGACCCAAAGGAGGTTCGAGACAGAAGACAAGAAGGCCTACGTAGAGTACGTGTTAAGGCAAGATGGCAAAGTGATGGACATCGTCCACACTTTTGTCCCATCTTCGAAGCGGGGCATGGGCTTGGCTTCCCATCTCTGCGTTGCTGCCTTCAATCATGCCAAGTCCCACTCTTTGTCCATTATCCCCTCTTGCTCTTATGTCTCCGTTagtcctctttctctctcgtCTCTctttcatttataacatggatttatttttggtattaCTAATTCTTaacttcttttgtttttttttttttttttgtagaatTTGGTTTCTGGGTTTCTATATTTCTTGTTTGGTTATCAAAATCTGATGAAATATTGTTTAAGgcttgtaaaatattttaggaaCCCAAAGCTTTTGCTGGCCGTGAGAACGCAAGCCAATAAGAACCAGGCTTAGTAGTACGTGATTACCCTCTAAACTGCTAAAGGAATAGTGGTTTTgggaagaaaattttcaatttttaagaTGAGGAATCTGATTTCCTCGTCTTATTTCATGCCAATTGAGTGAAACAAAACATTCGCCTTTTCCCCAATCATGTCACACCTGAATGCTTTCTTCCACTTATTGAACAATTTCGACCCTAGGCTTTAACCACCATTATCTAGCTACCCCTTCTTTGCAAACCTATTCCTTTTCTGCATCCCTTTCACTGATCAGCTTTTTCAATAACATTAATGTGCCTATGCTTGTCTTGACATCAAAAGTAACTTGAAGTCGAAATTTAGGTGAGCAGGTTGTCTATAACAAAATCTCTCTGGGGTTGAAAGATCATGACCCTCTTTCATACTTCATAGCAATATGATGCATACAAATGGTCTAGTGTTTCTTAGACCAAGCGGCTAATTTGTTTATATGCATGAATTGTGATGATAGTATCCTAGGTTTGACTACAGAATCATGGTAGGTTTACTTAAAAAGGTGGTATTTTTCATGACTGTGAGCTACTGACTTTAACTATGAGTGAAAGCTGTGCTATGTCAAAAGGCAGATCGTAATGTCCTACATTTTCTCTCCTTTAGGACTGGTTAGCTTATATTATGATATATGCATTGTCTTAGAGTAAAATGTTGGTATGCATTTGGTAATAAGAGCTCCCTAGTGTGTACGAAAAAGACGCTATTTCTTGCTTCTGTAAACATTTTTAGTGCTTGTTAGGCTAGCTGATGCAGTTCCATTTGGCAATAattggttttgaagatttgaaACAAGTCTTCTTCAAGAGTTTCGATATGCAGATAGTAATTATAGGTGATTATTTACTTGTAAGTTGTTATGAGGTCATCTTTCTGCTGTAAAGAGCATTAATTTGTATGTAAGCATATGTGTATGCCCTTCTTCATAAGGAAATGTGAGGAAAATCAGTGTGAAGTTCGAAATTTTCCATTCCTGGGGTAAATAGACCATTGGATATGCTCGACATCTTGATCAGATTCTTTAGCGCTGCAATAATTTGTGATCGTTTTACTGAGAAAATATATTCCTTCGAATTGTTTCACTCTCATACTTGTGGTGCTTGGCAATGCCATGCTTTACTATACTTGAGATCATTAGCTCATTTTGCTCTTTTTCAGGACACTTTTCTTCCGCGAAACCCGTCTTGGAATACTTTACTGTACTCAGAGGACCTCAAATCCAATATCTAAATAGCTTCAGTAGTTGTTATGGCTACTAATTGTTGCATATACTCTACTTTCAGCTGAATAATAATTTGCTGTACTTCTGTCAGATAATATCTTATCACAATTTGTATCTTTGAAATACCTTTTGCATATGATAATGATATCCCCACCTTCTTCAAAACATTTAGCTGGTTTTCTACATTTAACAAGGGATGAAGACTGCAACATAATATATCTGAATCTACCTTATAGCTAATAACTTCCGTTTCAATAACAAACATTACTTGGTGTATAAATTACAAATGGCAGCACTCCACTACAACATAACAGTTTAATTTGCGACAATTACAAATCACATTAGAATAAATTACATGGCATAACATGGATAAATGCCAGAGACAAACAAGAGGGGGCACCCAGATCCCTGCATAATGAATCTATGATCCATGGCATGAActcaaaacaaattataatccCATGAACACAGATGTATTCATGAAATAAAGGAATACAATCAATGCCAACTATTTGCTTGGAGGATATATGGTATATTTACAGAATTAAATATTCAGTTGCTGAGAGTCTCAGCCAGGCACATAATAATCCATCTTTTCCACCGGCAGATTTAAAACAGATGTTTCCACCTGAACAATGGGGacaatgataaaattattcatgGCGATAAACACAAATATAGTAGCAATGACAGCTTCTAGCCAATAGATACACAGTCTCTCTTCTCAAATCTTGGCACACACTTCCCATTAATGAAATTCAATGGCATGTAGAGGGTCTTGCCCCAATGAGAAAAAACATTTTTGTAAATTCCGAATTTTGCAGCAACAATCTATTAATTCATTAAGCAAAAGATCAGAGGGTAATAACAAAGTTACCTCTTCGAATGGGACAAAGACAAATGGCGTTAGACCCCTTTTGTGGGACACCGCAGGCACATCTGGGTTGTGAGTTTCATCATCCTGCCACCCTTCGACAACTCCAAGGATGTCTTCTTCAGGACCACTGGCTTCATTTTCGTTCACGCCACTTGTAACAAGTGAAAGTAAATCCATTCGATTGTTGGCCCCTGCTATCGTTCCTCGTAATCTGCATAAGTATGTAGGTAAGAGAAGTGGGCAACACTGCTAATGGGGGGGATTTAAACAGAGGGAGGGATATTGGGCATCCTATGACTAAACTAGACTGATTAATAAACAATAAATGCAAACAAAATGCAGTACGTGCCATCAGAGCCCCTATCGAAAAGCAGATAGTCAAATACATTGAACAAGTTTGTATTTATACCAAGGATAATGGTTTTAACTCCACAGCAAAATTAACTAGGAAGTCTCACCCTGAGCTCATAATTGAATGGACTAAAATACAAACAATAAAATTCTATGCTTCTTATATTACCTTAAACGAATTCTCAGCACAGTAGGACGCATGCCGGGGTACAAGACAGCAGCTTCAACCTACAGAACAGAATGATCATAAAAAACTTTGCATACCGAGCTATTGATACTAGGATGAAAGCAGGCAATGAATTGAACAGTTAATTTAATACACATTCAATGGAACAGAAAGTGCATTAACTCTGTCAAATATAAAATCCCAAACATTATTGTGAAGAAGAGAGCCTGACCTTGTCATCTGACAAAGTGTAATGGCCACCAAACACACAGTCTGTTTTAGATGCACGGAAATTCATGCATTTTGCTGCATCCTTTATTTTTTGAGAAGAGTTCTAATCACAAAGAATAGAGATATCGATTAGATTCAGAAACATAGCATCATGTCCACAAATGAACTATGTCATCTGTAAAATACAACCTTGTATAGAAATCTGCCAGAAGGAAAAAATCTCAAATATCGGAAGTAGCAGACCTGCAGGAATATTGATGAAAAGACAGAAAGAAAATCAGAATGAGTTCAgaatagagaggaaaaaagtaaaatattctggGATGAAGATACAGAGGCATACTATGTGAACTGGATTTGTAACCTTCCACTCAGCAACTCCAGCACGAATATAAGTATTCCTACTCACATACAGACCTGCAATGTGAAAAGTGATACtaatttcataaaacaatCTTTAGGAACCCAAAcattcaaaaaggaaaaaaagaaaccacTGGTAAGCACAGAAGAAAACCATGCTTGGTCCAAGCCAATCCGTATGTACCACGAACATAACATAAACACTGCAAATGGCAGTTTTTTTCCATGTACATCAGATTCATCATATTTCAGGTTAAAAAATTATGCTGTTTATAACAGTAAATATAGCAGTTAGCTGACATTTTCAATGTCAGACATAACCATTATAAcagtatatatatagtatgTCCATAGTGCCAACATCACACACTGCCTTGAGCATCCTTGTGAGAGCAAAAATAAGCTCTGATACAGGTGATGCCATTGCTGCCTTACTTCTAAAACTTAGTTAAAGCTCTCATACGGATAAACTCTCTCCCTCTATGGCTGTACAGGTGTTGGGACTGTTAGGAGAGGAaaggaggggggggggggggggaggtgagagagagagaggagagagaaacCATGTCTAATTCTGTTCAAGTTCCTTATGGATCCCTGACAAGTTTCCAAACCAACGAATATGTTTAGTAATTGGGGGAgatatgaaaattgaagaatatAATTACAGAAATGCTCCCAAGAAAGAAATGGCGACAAATGCTGCAATCAACAAGACCGAGTGTAACACATAGCAGGGAGTTTCAACATAAACAAATGTTGAGAAGCTAACCCCCTCCCCAACAAATATATTACAcccaaaaagttaaaaacaaGCAAGGGAGAGAGTATTTCGTACCATCAGTTCGTACCCTAGGTCTTGAAAGCCACATTTTCCTCCATGAACCTTCATATTTTGACTGCAGAATCTTATAATTCTCCACTACTCCAGAGAGCTTCATAAAAGATGCAGCAGTTTTAAAGCTTCAGTAATTTACACACAACAGCCTAATAAAAGGTTCATTAGCAATGCCAAATTTACCTGCCAAGCCTTTAAGCATGCACTCCGCCAAAATACAGGGTTACGAATTGAGTACCTCCACTTTCGACAAACACATGATGCCCTTCCTAAATCATATGGAGTCATCCGTACAAAGACCTGTACATTCATTTCCATGATTACTCTCTAAATTACAGCACTAAATACAaaacatattgtttttttttcttcttttatattaGAAATTATATTGCTCTTCATTTAAAGAAGCCGCATTCTAGCTATTCATAGGCTGAAAAACTGATATTTTGGCATTACAATTAGAATATTCAGCACTTAAGCTAAAGTGTTTCCCAAGTTTAAGCAATCAGAAAATAAACTTCAAACAAAAGTCTGTTTatcaatcaaatcaaaatcaactgtttcaaatcatattttcCGCATTCCTTTTTTCCAAATGGACAATAAACAATCACGAGAAGCTACCAAA from the Theobroma cacao cultivar B97-61/B2 chromosome 8, Criollo_cocoa_genome_V2, whole genome shotgun sequence genome contains:
- the LOC18592350 gene encoding acetyltransferase At1g77540, with protein sequence MATRGATGNSLEAPKIAWNETQRRFETEDKKAYVEYVLRQDGKVMDIVHTFVPSSKRGMGLASHLCVAAFNHAKSHSLSIIPSCSYVSDTFLPRNPSWNTLLYSEDLKSNI
- the LOC18592351 gene encoding F-box protein 7, whose amino-acid sequence is MNSDFALTVPAELESALRLKTVQYFVTQRPWLDLYGKNVRPVAPYGSVSRRAYVDPALLHRCLPDELLFEVFVRMTPYDLGRASCVCRKWRYSIRNPVFWRSACLKAWQLSGVVENYKILQSKYEGSWRKMWLSRPRVRTDGLYVSRNTYIRAGVAEWKVTNPVHIVCYFRYLRFFPSGRFLYKNSSQKIKDAAKCMNFRASKTDCVFGGHYTLSDDKVEAAVLYPGMRPTVLRIRLRLRGTIAGANNRMDLLSLVTSGVNENEASGPEEDILGVVEGWQDDETHNPDVPAVSHKRGLTPFVFVPFEEVETSVLNLPVEKMDYYVPG